CAATTCCTTTGTGgctgagaagaaatgagaattAAATAGTCTTCGTGCCCCTAGATCAAGAGtggaaaaaagttaaaacatcttaaaataaaccaaatgcACTGCAGAAACTTAATGTTTAAATGACTGAAACATTACACCAAACTGGAACACCCAGCTCAAAATCCATTCAACTTCACAAGAGCCCTCCACAGGTTTTCAATGAGTCCTTAATTTTAAACAATGTTAAAAGCTgtaattacagttttaaaattctcaCCTTTACTGTAGCTGAGACAGAAGAGACATTTCCATACTGGACATGCTTGCGGAGGTGATTACAGATGGCTCGAAGCGTTGGATGGACTTCCacacaaaatttacatttgtaGCCAACCACTTTCCGCTCTTTAAGTTTTGAAACATCTTCCAGGTGCCCAAAAGCCTATGAATACACAAGCATAAATCAATTCATACGATAAAGTGTGCTTTGTTATCTCATTTTTAGGAATATAGACCAGATTTTGCAGCTGAAGAGAAATTATGTTTGATATGCACATGTCCTGTTTTGCAGGACTGTATGGCCAATTTTTGTTGATGTCTATTACTGCCTCTAGAACAAGTGGGCAAGACATCTCTGCAGGAAAGACCTTCAGGTATTGCATAACAGTGGTTCTCCAGAAGACTATTCAATCTGGCCTGAAACTGCTCTTTCATGACCCCACCACTTCCCCAACAGCTGTGAGGGGCTTTTCTGCAGCAACTATATTCCAAATCAAGGCAGAGTGAAGGGGGCGAGCGAGCAGAAAAAAGAGCACAATTTGGTCTTCCAGTTATGGTGCACTAGTCCAAAGCTTCAGCCATCAGATAGATTCGTGTCATGTTAATATTGAGTGCTTTATCAGTGAACACACTGGAAGAGACACGCTTGAGAAGTAAACTGATGTGTTACTCAGAGGTACTCTTAAAAAGGGGATTGGACATTTTGTGAAGAGTCTGCAACAAAGGACATGGCAGccttgcaagaaaaaaaaacaaggaacagTCAGATACAGATGGCCTTCCGGAAGGgtgagaggaagggaaggaggtgTATAAAATATAGAAGGAAGCAGTAGGAAAGCACAGGGCTTCCTACAGAACCTAGGGAGGAGTAGAGGATGAAGGAAAGGATGAGGAAATTAAAGCAGAACGTGTAATTGACTTATGAAGCTCACTGACACACTGAGTCATTCATTAGCCTGTAGTCATTTGGCTGTCAAAGAGAACATGCAAGTGGGCATTAGTAATAGGCAGCCTTTTGGGGTGCAGGAGGgtagtgttttcatttctttcccctggcagggcagggagaagagggaaagagacCAGACACACAGATCCTTACCCTCTCTTGTTTGAAATCTGCAAAAGCACCATCTGCATATTTCTGCTTGCTCAGAagctgcttcctcctctcctgaCGTTTGGCACGCTTCTGGAATTCCTCGTTGTGACCATTCAAGTGTGCggtcagctctgctgtgctaTGCAATTTCATATCACAGTGCTTGCACTGGTAGACAGCATTCTGAGAGCGGGTGCCACTTCCCAGTATGGTAAAGTCTCTCTTCAAATCCTTGCTGTGGTGGTCAGTGTAATGCATGCACAGCAGCTCCGCTGTGCTGAAGGACAGCTTGAAACATTTTATGCACCTGAAGGGAAGCCACTCAATTTCCTGAGCCTCGCTCTCCACCTCAGGCTTCTCAAAGTCATTCCTCTCCTCAGTTGGAGTTGGCTTTTCATGCTCATCGGCATATACAGCAGTGAAGTAACCCCCCAGCTTGCTTGCATGCTGCTTCTTCGGGAAAACACCAGGGTGACGCTTCATGTAGTGGGACACGATACCCTTTTTGCTGAAGGACTGGAAGGAACAAAGTGagcatttcttcttctctacAGCTCTCCTCAGCTCTTCACTTAACTGAGGAGTGTCATCTTTGGGAGGAGATGGAATGATCACTTTATTGGGTTTGTCGCTTACTGTCCTTGAGGCTGCTAAGCAGTGAGTGTAGTAAGCATCAATGTCATGTCTTTTCTGGTAGTGTGCCGCAAGCCCTTTGCGGATAGGGTTGGTGTAGGAACACAAAGCACATTTGAAGAGGTTGTTCTTGCCCTCTGGCTGTGCCCGTACATTGTTATGTTTGATGCGGTAGTGCCTGGCTATCCCCTTCCGGgtagagcagaaatatttgcagagcTGACACCGGAAAACTGTGTGAGACACTAAATGAGAACTGGAGAAATGAGGTGCTGCAACAGAGATTTCTCCAACATCCTCAGCAGCAATTTCTGGGGAGGCCTTGATTTCAGTCACCATGTCTGGCTCCAGTGAAGCAGACACCTTTGGTGGTGACTGAGCAAAAACATCAAATTCGGGTTGATTGTGGTATTTCTCATAGTGAATTTTGAGCTTCTCCAGTGTACCATGGGTATAAGGGCACAGCTTGCACCTGTAAGCACCATAGCCTTGCTTGAAAATCCTGCTTGTCTCTTCCACATCATTCTGAGCAATATCATTTGCCTGCTCCACATCATGCACAAAGTCTTCAGCAGTGACCTTTATTGATGGGTGCCGTTTCTGGTAGTGTGTGAGAACGCCATGAATGCGTGTGTTAATGTATGGGCAATGTCTACACTTATATACAGCCCCGGGGTTAATGTCTATATCCTGAGCAAAATCTGCAGCTTTCACTTTCATGCCAGGATGCTTTTTGCCATAATGTGTCAGAAGGCCATGCAAGTTGTTGTATTCAGACTGGCAAACTGTACACTGATACGGAGTAGAGGAGATGGCAGGGTTTGCAGAAGCCAGCTGCACCGTTTTCTCCTGGGAAAGGCTGGGATCCTCTGCACACTCTGCATCCTGGTCCATCTGTGACGTTGTTATCTGGTCTTCAGAATCCATCCTGATCCCAGTTTCATCAGGCTGTGTGCCAGACTTCTCAGCAGCATCTTTCTCCTTAATGATATCTAACAGCACAGATTCATCCCCATTCATGGCCCAAGGGTGAAAAGCTTGGTAGTGATTAGTAATATCCCAAATAGAAGATGCTTCAAAAATGCAATCTCTGCATTTGTAGGACTTTGCCTCTGTTGGCATCACTAGGGCAGGAGGCGAAGGATCAGGACCTGCCCAGAGTTTAGTTGCCATGTAAGTATAATCAACATAATGCTCAGGATGTCTCCTTTGGTAATGCACAAGCAAACCACTTGGCTCTGTGTGTGAATAAATGCACCATTCACAGTGATAACCAGCCTCTATCAAGCCATCCAAAAATGCCCATCTGAGAATGGATGTGACTGTAGCTTTCAGTGTTGGGTGATCTTTCTTAATATGCTTCCTCAATGCATAGAAGTAAGGTGAAGTATAGCTACACTGCCTGCACTTGAGGGCTCTCAGCTTTGACTTGTCCCGCTCGGTGCTAGAGGTGTGAGCGGGCACATTGCCAGTCGATTTCTTCTGGCTACGATCACAAAGGCTTCTAATGGTGGCTGTATGCTGTCTAATCACATCTGCATTAGCTTTAAAGTCGCGATGCTTCTTTTGATAATGAATGAGCACACCTTTCACGGTCCTGTTTCCATAATCACAGTGTtggcagaaaaacatttcattctcGGGAGGATTCACAGAGGTCTCGGAACCGCCTCGGCTCAACTGCTGCATGGACACTGGTGGCCTCTGAATACCAGGTGGCAGCTCACCAGCCCTCATCATTGCTGCAGTGGGAGGTGCCTGTCTGATATATTTGGCAGTGACCTTTATCTCTGGGTGCCTCTTCTGGTAGTGAACAAGCACTCCAACAACTGAGCGGTTGCTGTATGAACAGTGTTTGCAGTAGTAAAGTTCAGTAGCAAGgtctgggggtggtggtgggggaggTGGAGGCTGAGAAGCCAAGTTGGACAGTTTTGGGGAGACAGGTGTCCCCATCTCAAAAGACATCTGAGCCAGGGCAGAGCCCCTATCAACAGAGACGACACGCATGGTCTTCTGGATTCTGAAATATGATGCTTTTTCTTCGGGGTGCTTTTTCTGGTAATGAACCAAAACTGAATGCATGTTAGGGCTTGCAAATGAACACACGTCACAGTCATAAACAACCACAGTATTGACGGAAGGTTCCTTCTGATTTTCACATTCAGGACTAAAACTCTTGGCGGCACTTTTGTTAAAGCCAGCTGGCACACCAGCCCCGCGAGCCACGGGGGTGGAGGTTGCCATAGTTTTTGGAGCAGAATTCAAGATCTCTCTCAGTGTCTGAGACTCTGTGTTCAGCCCTTCTTGCTGCTCAACAACATAGCTTGAAAATATCATTGCATTGTTAATTTTCACTGTGGGATGCATTCTTTGGTAATGTGGCATCAGACTTCTAACATTCGGGCTCGTGTAAGAGCAGAAGCGACAGCGGTAGATCAGATCAGAATGATCAAAGTTCAGTACATTCATAGCTTCAGGGTGATGCTCTCCATAATGCTGCTGCAGGTCTTCAAAGTTTGTATAGTCAATATAGCACTCAAGACACCGGTATACTGCACTGTGATCATTGGGATCCAGGATATACCTAAAGCTGAATTTAATATAAGGGTGCATTCGCTGGTAGTGGGTGCTAACGCTCCGGGCAGATTTGTTGCTAAAATCACAGTGTTTACAATAGTACAGCCTGCCAGAGTCATTGAACTCTGCATTCTCATTGTTCTGATCAGTACCATACATGTTTGACTGGCCCCCCAGAACAGAGGCATTAGGGCTCTGATGTTCTTTCATGCTGACAGAAGAATAATAATCTTCCTCATCTTCTGATAAAGTGAGCTCAATCTCTGCTCCATTGGCAGAATTGTAATCATGCTGCAAGCTTCTGAAGTTTGCCTCCTTCTGGGAATCATTAGCCTCTCTTCCCCACATTTGCTGTGGTGCGTAAGAACTGGACACTTCTATCATTGGTTCTGTTTGCTCTTCTTCTCTGTCTAACTCAACTTCTATCTCCACCTCAttgtcttcctcctcttcctcatcatcCTCTACATTAATCACAGCAtcttcttgctgtttgttttggttgatTTTGCTCTGCAGATTGCTCGCTATTTCGTCAATCCTAGTTCTCTTTTTCACTGGTGAGAGATCTAAAGGGAAATCATTTGACACTTTCCGAGGGGCCTTTGcaacaaagttatttttagaTGACAGCCCAAGGATTGAGGTCTGGCTCTTCTTCACTGTGCTGGCAGAGGTGTGAGCATCTGCCTCACTCTCTTGTGGTGTGTTGGATGGTGGTCCATCATATTTTGGCAAGTTGTCACAGAATGAGTGCTTGTGCTGCTGATGAACTCTGAGGCCTTTCAAAGTTGTGGTGGAATAGTTGCACATTGTGCACTTGTATGGATGCTGTGAATGGGGCTGGGGTGattgctgttgttgctgttgctgctgctgctgctgctgctgctgcactggctCCATCATCCCAGCTGACTTCCTGCCATTTATATTTCCACTCTCATAAGACACAGCACTGTCATTCAAAGAAGAGGCGATGCTTTCAGTTTGAGAGTTCACAGTGTCCCAGTCTGATGTTGTACCTGTATGACATTGCTTGTGGGCGCCAAGCTTTAATGAACTCTTGCAAGTGAAAGGGCATTCGTCACACTTGTACACGGCTGTCTTTCCAGACAGGTGGATGTTCTCAATGTGACGGGAAATGCTTCGGCGGTGCATAGTcaggaaaggacaaaaaggacACTGGAACCTGTTCATATACCTTCTAAAGGGGATCCCCTTTGTTTCCAGGAGTTTGTTGCCATCAGATCCCATCAGCTGCTCTGCGGACATTCCTGTGGTCTGGTGATCCATGGAGTTCAAGCCATTCTCGCTGTCCATTTCATTTAGCTCTTCATCTGAGCTGGAGTCATTTAGCATACTGTTTGTTTCCAGGTCAGCAGAAGAATTTGTCATATCAGCAATTCCATAGCGGGATCTGTCAGACAAATTAACCATGCCTGAGTTGTGAGGTGACTTAGGCTTCATTTGAGGAtaagacacagaagaaaacttggAAGATGTAGAAGAGTTGGGCCTGATAAGGGAATTGCCCATAGAGCTTCTGAAGTTTGAGACATTAGCGTTCGATATCTCACGTCCCGTCGTATTCATAGACATATAGTTAGAGTTTGGGGAGGCATTCTGGGCACTCTTGTTCTGTACATCAGGTGCACTGGTTCCTTCTTGTTGCTGCCTCAGGCTTGACAGTATTTTTACCATACTGCGGTGCTTCTTCATCATGTGGTCACACCAGCGCTCCCTTCGAGGTGTCTGGTAGCTGCACCATTCACAGCAAAAGTTGCCCCTCGACTTTGTCAGGGGCTTGACCATGGACTCCAAAATGCTCCGCTCCACCacctctgcaggcagctccttGCAGGGTTCCTGCACTGGCACAGAAGCAGATGTTGATTCAGATATAGCAGTGGCAGCTGTAGGGGGAGTTGAACTCTCTTTCAGGTTGTTTTTGTGATACATTTTCTGGTGCTTAATAATCCTTGCACGCCTGGGTGACTTGTAGGTGCAGAACTGGCAACTGAAAACTTTGCCAAACCCTTCATGCATCATGATGTTGTAATTTAAGGAACTAGCGGTTGGTGGCCCCACTGAGCTCCCCCCAGCCTGCGTTCCATGAACCTTGCGTGTGTGCTCTATGAGGAGGTTTTTGGAACGGAAGTAGCGCACACAGAACTTGCACTGGAAAAAtttgttggttggtttaggATTTGGAGCCATATGCTGACCATAGAAAGTCTGGCTCTGGCTATAGTAACTTCCAGTCCCCATCTGACTTGTTGCATTTTGCCCTAAAATGAGAATTAAGgtgaatatataaataaataaaatcaaatactGAGGCTTTTTCTCCACCCACCCTATACGCGTAGGAACACAACTGCATCTTGAACAACTATCAATCACACCAGGGTTCTCTCACTTACTTATGACTTAAGTACACTCTCTGTAGAGAGTACATTTTCTACACTTATCTATATACCTGTTGACTTTCAGAAATGGCCATTTTCCACAACATAGATATATATGTGATATGGTGTAAACTTTGGGATGGACCATTTCCAAAAGTATCTTctttgggaagaaagaaagctaGTACACTAATAAGGCTGAAAATTTTGAGGTGGTTCATGGTGGTGAAGAACCATGAAAATctgacaaacaaaaagcattatgAAGAAATACACTAAAAGCAGCTAAGAAATAAAACCACCCTCCACATTTCTATTTACAGGAAGAGCTGTGGTCAGAGCCAATATGGCTGAAGATAGATATCTGCTTTGTTGTCAAAGCAATAAGGATAATCAAGTTTTTGCAATCACATTAAAAGTACTAACTAATATGTACTAAAATAAGCCACATGTGAAACAGGTGGTTAGAGCTGAGATTTACCTGCTATTTCATCAGCAATTGTAAATTCATcctttacagaagaaaattcgACCTCAGTCTGGTTGCTAGCATTCATGGAACCAGTCCTTGGCTGGCTAGGGCTTTCCTCTGAGACATCGGttggctgcaggaaagcagtgTGAACATCCTGAATATGAGCTTTAAGGTCTTCATATGATGGAGCTCGAAAATCGCAGCCATCACACTGCAGCACCTCCATGGTTCAAGAACGATCTTTCACATGAGAAAATTCTgcaagaaaagagggagaagaagTTTTAGAGTAATGTCATTTTAACAAATTCTGAAACAGGTAATATCACGTTTATAAAGACAGTCATTTCCAGAGATTCCATTTACTGCAGTGTGAAACTCAACCTGTAGTTACTATATGAAGATGCCTCAGTTTGGATTCACATGAAGTCCTACCTAGGTAGCTCACAAGTTGCTGACTCAACACTACAGTCAACATTCTGACAAATGACTACTGACTCAGTGGACTTTGTCCTCTTGGCTTTTCCATTACATAGGACAGGGCTGTTATTCAGAAGTTTGTCTTGTTCAAAGACCACAAACTGTATGCTAGAGAAATAGCACATTACTCCCCAACAGTCATGTACTCAATTGTACAATCAGAAGACAGTGGCTTCTGCCTCTGTGAATCTCACTAACAACTTATTGGAAGTTAAAAAGTATTGCCTGCTTTATCCACCACAGATCAAAAGcctctacaggaaaaaaaaaataaataaataaataaataataataatctgcctttcttctcaATTTCCTCTCAGTTCTGAGATTGGTGGAAAACCTAGACAACACTGCAACTTGAGATGCAGCCACATGCACTCAAGGTAGTATGGTTTGTTCTACCTTACTTCCACCATGCCTTGCAAGAGCATCTCCATTCTTTGTTAAAATGTTTACTGTTTAATTTGAGTCTGTCCTGGGGACACAACCTTTGCGAGATAGCAGTGTTTTGGGAAGGCAAGACTTGAAGGATGAGAGAGACAGCAAAGGAAATAGGAATTTTGGAAACGTATAATGGAAGTATGAGTAACAAAGACTTTCCTCAGAAACATCATAGCTTCTTTGATTTATCCAAATGCTCTACATATCTTGAAGTACCAAGTAACACAAGATATGGCAATGTGAATTATGGAAGTTTGGTTTGTGACCAACTAACCCTGCTTCAGAGAGTTGTATATTTATGCATTGCCATGAAGGAGACACAAAACACAAGCAAGACAAAAGACTCTCCTACCCTGTGCAGTATTTAGAGAGAAGAGCAGCTATtctatattaataaaaaaattacttctttaaGTTTCCACATGCTGTGCTGGTACAGGGATAATATGGGCAGTCCAGAGGTCCAGTATACAAGGGCTGCctcaaaagctgaaaattccACGTTTTTTGCACATGAAGTACAAAACTACTTCTACAATGCGGAGAATGCTTCAAAACATTAAGTGCAATGAAATTAGAGAGGATACTGTATCGGGATTTTTTATGAAAGAATGCTTCTTCTGATAGCCTGCTAAAATAAACTTCTAGCAAGTCAAATTCTGGACACTCTGAGCATACAGGCTCTCCACACATTTACCTACATTATTTTGCAGGCTGCACTGTGTCCTTTCTCTTCCAacccccctctctccctcccaccaccaataaagaaaatgaacgCTGTACCAGCTCCTTTTCGGCTAACAAAGTTACAATAATCGAGATACTCAAGCTTTTATGTGCAAGCACCAGACCAAATTGTGTGGAAGAGGTTGCTATCTGCTCTGGATCAAATTACAGCAGTGAGTGAAGCCCCACCCCACGTCTCCTTTAGCACAGTCCATTAGacctgaaaacaaatttttccATGGAGCAGACGACTCCTGCATTTAGAGCActtcacagaaaagcagatcATCCAGTTTTCACTACCCATCCCCCAAGCTTAGTCCTTTCATCTCAGCCAAAcaagccacagctctgctgaatgTGTTTATCACACTTTCAAGAGATATGAGCCCCTGCGTCACTGAAGCTTTAAGACTCACTAAGCTGCCCTAGTCCTCTGAGCTTTGGGAGCAGCCATTTTAGCTCAGACAACTCCTGCACTGAGAGGCTCAGAGCTTCTCGCCCGTGCACAACATGGCCTCACTTATCTCAGCTTCATCTCCAGCACACcagggtttttctttctttccttttttttttttttttttttcctcctccttcttggGTCACGCTTGAAAAATCAGCATCCCCAGAACACACCTCCCCTTCTCCTGCGTGACTTGCACCCCAAACCATGTCACTGGTGTCCCCCTGCACTGCCCAAGCAGCACCTTCTCTCCCTGAGCAGATCGCCGGCAAGCATCTCCTAGGGTTGGTTCCCCTGTCCCATGGATGACAAATGTGATGATTCAATCCAGAAACACAGCATTACAGCATCAAGACACTGGTCCAAGCTGTCCTACAGACAGAGGCAACACAGAGCCGAGCCTCCCAGGAGGAGGCGGGGTTGGGGGGGAGGCAGGCGGGGGGCCTCCagcctgccctgtccctggggagccctcCTGCTCAGCGCAGAAGACACACCACCCCACTCCCCTGCCAGATTCCAAAGTCTAATGACCTTTGTTAATCACCAGCCAGCCTGTCTGCATCAGCAAACCCTGCCAGCAGACACACCCTTCAACACAAAGGCTGTAGCTATGCCTTTTAAGAGAGGTTCTCTGAAAGCTCCATTGTgtagaagagaggaaaaacaacacacacacacacacacacacaccacacacacacacacgctcgCACAAATCCacccccccctgccccccagcccccgaAATCTTCAGACCCTTTAGAAACACCACCACGAAACGCTTTCAGCTGTCTCTTTCAGAAACTTCAGGACAGCttacaaaataggaaaaacaggGAGGGCAAACctgaagttctgaaaaaaaaaatgtaattctggCAGCTTCAAGAGGTTAAAAACACCACCATCCCCACCGCCAGCAGTCACATTTCTTTCATGAGCTGACAACCAGAGAAGGTATCCACAAGGATGCTTGCTGTTGTCTAGACGATCTTAGATCAACAACAGCACCTTTCTGCTACAAATCAGAAGGATGAGTTGGAAGATCATGAACAACTGCTGATTACAAAACCTGATGGGGTCTTCATCATGGGTTCTAGCTTTAATGTCTGCAGGATCTCTATCGCAAAGGTAGTACCAAGTCACAGAAGAGGTTAATCTTACTGCAGCTCAGAGGAACATACATCAGGTACAGCTGCATGGActtcaattttatattttcaccAAGCATCAGGCTGAAAGCGGGATGAAGTATTTTATAAGGAATTCTGCCCTactatttccacatttttccttaaaattcagGCATTtcacaaaggcaagaaaaacacAGTGCTAGCTTGAGCTCATGTAtcaaaagaaactgaaacacGATGTgtgtctttcttctttgttgtcTGCATGGaatacagaagagagaaagatcCACCTAGCCACCAGTGAAGAGCATTTCACTGCAACGCTTTCCATACGTACAAAGAATACTACTTTCTACGtttaactttctttaaaaaaataaaataaaataaaaaatacagtccATAATCCCTTAAATTTTTGAACAGcacaataaaaaatgtaaggGGGAACAGAGGTGGGTTGTGAAGGGAATTACCAAATCCATTAACTCAAAAGCAGAACAGGAagcctggaaagaaaacaaacaaaccaaccaacaaaacaaacaaaaataagcaaacaaccACCATGAAATGAGTCTATAAATCCCACAAGCCCTCTAACATATTCACAACCAATCTCTTGAGACCACATTACCCACAGATAACGCGACTTCTAAAATACCCTTACTAATGTGACGCTAACCTCACCAGATTATTAAAATACCATTGTCTGagtaattttcatttacaacCTCTTCTTAAAATATATGGCTTTAATGCTGAATACGGAGAAGAGGTATTCTTATTTCCCTTATGAGTGAAAAGCTTCCAAAACATCGAGTTCAAGAGATTCTCAAAGTTTCCATAGTTTTAAAGACCCAAGCTAAGTTTTCAAATTGTCTTTGACGTATTTCTCTACGCTCCTGAACATGTGAGGAGAACATCAGAGAGACAGTTGCATTAGATTTCtaggtttttaaaaatccaaaacaaaagaTAATTGTGCTTGTTGAACAACATTCATTACAGAATTTGGCAGCAGCCAAAGCAGTACAAATCATTATGTTTAAGTTTGGTTTTAAagcttcaaaatacaaaattaattgtgAAGCCCAAGGCACTGACCTCAAAATTGAGCTTCTGTGGTTGACTACCCATCCGTTATATTTTGAGATGGAGTCAGCGCTGCTTCTAGAAGTTAAGAATATGCACATGCACAACCACAGCTGAAAAGGTCACTCAGACCACACACACTATCTGAACTTCCAC
The genomic region above belongs to Oxyura jamaicensis isolate SHBP4307 breed ruddy duck chromosome Z, BPBGC_Ojam_1.0, whole genome shotgun sequence and contains:
- the ZNF462 gene encoding zinc finger protein 462 isoform X3; translation: MEVLQCDGCDFRAPSYEDLKAHIQDVHTAFLQPTDVSEESPSQPRTGSMNASNQTEVEFSSVKDEFTIADEIAVQEPCKELPAEVVERSILESMVKPLTKSRGNFCCEWCSYQTPRRERWCDHMMKKHRSMVKILSSLRQQQEGTSAPDVQNKSAQNASPNSNYMSMNTTGREISNANVSNFRSSMGNSLIRPNSSTSSKFSSVSYPQMKPKSPHNSGMVNLSDRSRYGIADMTNSSADLETNSMLNDSSSDEELNEMDSENGLNSMDHQTTGMSAEQLMGSDGNKLLETKGIPFRRYMNRFQCPFCPFLTMHRRSISRHIENIHLSGKTAVYKCDECPFTCKSSLKLGAHKQCHTGTTSDWDTVNSQTESIASSLNDSAVSYESGNINGRKSAGMMEPVQQQQQQQQQQQQQQSPQPHSQHPYKCTMCNYSTTTLKGLRVHQQHKHSFCDNLPKYDGPPSNTPQESEADAHTSASTVKKSQTSILGLSSKNNFVAKAPRKVSNDFPLDLSPVKKRTRIDEIASNLQSKINQNKQQEDAVINVEDDEEEEEDNEVEIEVELDREEEQTEPMIEVSSSYAPQQMWGREANDSQKEANFRSLQHDYNSANGAEIELTLSEDEEDYYSSVSMKEHQSPNASVLGGQSNMYGTDQNNENAEFNDSGRLYYCKHCDFSNKSARSVSTHYQRMHPYIKFSFRYILDPNDHSAVYRCLECYIDYTNFEDLQQHYGEHHPEAMNVLNFDHSDLIYRCRFCSYTSPNVRSLMPHYQRMHPTVKINNAMIFSSYVVEQQEGLNTESQTLREILNSAPKTMATSTPVARGAGVPAGFNKSAAKSFSPECENQKEPSVNTVVVYDCDVCSFASPNMHSVLVHYQKKHPEEKASYFRIQKTMRVVSVDRGSALAQMSFEMGTPVSPKLSNLASQPPPPPPPPPDLATELYYCKHCSYSNRSVVGVLVHYQKRHPEIKVTAKYIRQAPPTAAMMRAGELPPGIQRPPVSMQQLSRGGSETSVNPPENEMFFCQHCDYGNRTVKGVLIHYQKKHRDFKANADVIRQHTATIRSLCDRSQKKSTGNVPAHTSSTERDKSKLRALKCRQCSYTSPYFYALRKHIKKDHPTLKATVTSILRWAFLDGLIEAGYHCEWCIYSHTEPSGLLVHYQRRHPEHYVDYTYMATKLWAGPDPSPPALVMPTEAKSYKCRDCIFEASSIWDITNHYQAFHPWAMNGDESVLLDIIKEKDAAEKSGTQPDETGIRMDSEDQITTSQMDQDAECAEDPSLSQEKTVQLASANPAISSTPYQCTVCQSEYNNLHGLLTHYGKKHPGMKVKAADFAQDIDINPGAVYKCRHCPYINTRIHGVLTHYQKRHPSIKVTAEDFVHDVEQANDIAQNDVEETSRIFKQGYGAYRCKLCPYTHGTLEKLKIHYEKYHNQPEFDVFAQSPPKVSASLEPDMVTEIKASPEIAAEDVGEISVAAPHFSSSHLVSHTVFRCQLCKYFCSTRKGIARHYRIKHNNVRAQPEGKNNLFKCALCSYTNPIRKGLAAHYQKRHDIDAYYTHCLAASRTVSDKPNKVIIPSPPKDDTPQLSEELRRAVEKKKCSLCSFQSFSKKGIVSHYMKRHPGVFPKKQHASKLGGYFTAVYADEHEKPTPTEERNDFEKPEVESEAQEIEWLPFRCIKCFKLSFSTAELLCMHYTDHHSKDLKRDFTILGSGTRSQNAVYQCKHCDMKLHSTAELTAHLNGHNEEFQKRAKRQERRKQLLSKQKYADGAFADFKQERAFGHLEDVSKLKERKVVGYKCKFCVEVHPTLRAICNHLRKHVQYGNVSSVSATVKGLRSHERSHLALAMFTREDKYSCQYCSFVSAFRHNLDRHMQTHHGHHKPFRCKLCPFKSSYNSRLKTHILKAHAGEHAYKCSSCSFSTMTISQLKEHSLKVHGKALTLPRPRIVNLAASHAHHTSKNHTPAEEVEDSNDSSYSEPPDVQQQLNHYQSAALARNNNNVSPIPLSGSAAGMEKTEAILNCEFCEFSSGYIQSIRRHYRDKHGGKKLFKCKDCSFYTGFKSAFTMHVEAGHSAVPEEGPKDLRCPLCLYHTKYKRNMIDHIVLHREERVVPIEVCRSKLSKYLQGVVFRCDKCTFTCSSDESLQQHIEKHNELKPYKCQLCYYETKHTEELDAHLRDEHKVSRNFELVGRVNLDQLEQMKGKTESSSSDEEEKEEELSPKTEERDPMMFSDTGPPEKRFPCEFCGRSFTEGSEWERHVLRHGMALNESKHGTSEDSQPKEDVEETVSTLPEEKESIEKMVLDYSHNSETVVSVVAADKPLQENPEAKNE